In the Malus domestica chromosome 16, GDT2T_hap1 genome, one interval contains:
- the LOC139192735 gene encoding large ribosomal subunit protein uL22y-like: MVKYSREPDNITKSCKARGSDLRVHFKNTRETAFSIRKMRLDKAKSYLEDVLAHKQAIPFRRFCRGVGRTAQAKNRHSNGQGRWPVKSAKFILDLLKNAESNAEVKGLDVDSLIVSHIQVNQAQKQRRRTYRAHGRINPYMSSPCHIELILSEKEEPVKKEPESQLATSKSKKSALKSGASS; encoded by the exons ATG GTGAAGTACTCCAGAGAGCCCGACAATATCACCAAGT CTTGCAAAGCAAGAGGTTCTGACCTGAGGGTTCATTTCAAG AACACAAGGGAAACTGCGTTTTCTATCAGAAAGATGCGCTTGGACAAGGCAAAGAGTTATTTGGAGGATGTTCTGGCTCACAAGCAGGCCATTCCCTTCCGTCGTTTCTGCCGTGGTGTTGGGCGTACTGCCCAGGCAAAGAACAGGCATTCCAATGGGCAAGGACGCTGGCCTGTCAAGTCTGCCAAGTTCATATTAGATTTGCTTAAGAATGCTGAGAGCAATGCTGAA GTGAAGGGTTTGGATGTTGATTCCCTAATCGTATCTCACATCCAGGTCAACCAAGCACAGAAGCAAAGGCGCCGAACCTACAGGGCTCACGGAAGAATCAACC CTTACATGTCATCGCCCTGCCATATCGAGCTGATCCTTTCCGAGAAGGAAGAACCCGTCAAGAAAGAG CCCGAGAGCCAGTTGGCAACAAGCAAATCGAAGAAGTCTGCTCTTAAGAGTGGTGCTTCCTCTTAG